In one Roseburia intestinalis L1-82 genomic region, the following are encoded:
- a CDS encoding YigZ family protein, whose translation MKTVYSGGEAEIVEKKSRFIATVRPVSSEEEAVAFIAEMKKKYWDARHNCSAFVIGDRQEMSRCSDDGEPAQTAGRPMLDVLLREDIHNVAVVVTRYFGGVLLGTGGLVRAYQKSVQEGLAASVIIDKKEGRRLSVGTDYTGLGKLQYLVAQNGLTLIDTVYTEKVELLLMVPSEMQEQTEKEIIEATNGKADISWGEMVLYAMVEGKLQIF comes from the coding sequence ATGAAAACAGTATATTCCGGTGGAGAGGCAGAAATTGTAGAAAAAAAATCAAGATTTATTGCAACGGTGCGTCCGGTTTCTTCAGAAGAAGAAGCAGTTGCATTTATTGCAGAGATGAAAAAGAAATACTGGGATGCCAGACATAACTGCTCTGCTTTTGTCATTGGAGACAGACAGGAGATGAGCCGCTGCTCGGATGACGGGGAACCGGCACAGACAGCGGGAAGACCGATGCTTGATGTATTGCTGCGGGAAGATATCCACAATGTGGCTGTGGTCGTCACAAGATATTTTGGCGGAGTACTCCTTGGAACAGGCGGACTTGTGCGTGCATATCAGAAATCAGTCCAGGAAGGACTTGCGGCAAGCGTCATTATTGATAAAAAGGAAGGACGCAGACTGTCAGTGGGAACCGATTATACCGGACTTGGGAAATTACAGTATCTGGTTGCACAAAACGGGCTGACACTCATCGACACCGTTTATACCGAAAAAGTGGAGCTGCTTCTCATGGTTCCTTCTGAGATGCAGGAGCAGACCGAAAAAGAAATTATCGAGGCAACCAATGGAAAAGCTGATATTTCCTGGGGTGAAATGGTATTATATGCAATGGTTGAAGGAAAATTGCAAATTTTTTAA
- a CDS encoding Mor transcription activator family protein — translation MICLEIIAEVTSEDLAGVYKEVAETVGVENAYKIYSHFKGLQLMFPLKFYSKEYIMQQICSEYNGKNVHALARKYGYSESRVRQILREAKDEIV, via the coding sequence GTGATATGCTTGGAAATTATTGCGGAAGTTACTTCGGAAGATCTGGCTGGAGTATATAAGGAAGTGGCAGAAACGGTTGGCGTTGAAAATGCTTATAAAATATATAGTCATTTTAAAGGATTACAGTTAATGTTTCCGCTGAAATTTTATTCCAAGGAATACATAATGCAGCAAATCTGTTCCGAGTATAATGGGAAAAATGTACATGCTTTGGCAAGAAAATACGGGTATTCAGAGAGTAGGGTGAGGCAGATATTGAGGGAAGCAAAAGATGAGATTGTATAA
- a CDS encoding transglycosylase domain-containing protein produces the protein MNYGKKSTQKREKELTSKSTMIRKKFYVIFCKSLLVCVFAVMVIGACSGVGVIRGIIASAPTIDDIVATPTGFLSTVLDANGNQTATLVASGSNRRAVTIDEIPKNLQHAFVAIEDERFYEHNGIDVTGIIRAGVKGVASGFHFSEGASTITQQLLKNTVFTSWTSESSMADKFERKFQEQYLALQLEKVVDKDWILENYLNAINLGQNTLGVGVASERYFGKDVSDLTLSECAVLAAITQNPSKYNPITNPQENSKRRMKVLNNMKDQGYISQEEYDEAVADNVYDRIQLVNIESETNSINSYFVDELTDQVIQDLVEQKGYTETQAYKALYQGGLTIYSTQDPEIQAICDDEVNNLDNYPTAPKVSFSYRLSVRSADSSISNYSEQTMLSYYQSSNKSFSINFNSEEEAAAAIEQYKTDIMKDGDTIVNGSETVTYTLQPQAALTIIDQSTGNVKALVGGRGDKTANKTLNRAADTTRQPGSTFKIIAAYAPALDAGGLTLASVQDDAPYNYGSGQGGAVNNYDNRYRGFTTLREAITNSINIVTVKTLAQIGPSLGYDYICDFGITTVGLDESSNETLALGGLTHGVTNLELTAAYATIANSGTYIKPKFYTKILDHDGNVLIDNTEPVSHTVLKDTTAWLLTDAMKDVMTQGTGTPAYFGSSMAQAGKSGTTTKNRDALFAGFTPYYTCVVWGGFDDNSPQSGGQTTYPKKIWKAVMSRIHENLEYQDFTKPSGIVTAQVCKESGKLAIAGVCDADPRGSQVYTEYFAEGTQPTEYCDHHIVANICNASGQLAGGYCPADSISSRVFVIGGTVGTEDTPYLLTDDFKNNTCTMHNEGNSTYQGTSAFSAVPGVNNDTSGGTQAPADNTQQTQPPANNSGGDNSDSTPADTGGTDNSGGGSSDNTPANTGGTDNSSGDNNSDGNGG, from the coding sequence ATGAATTATGGAAAGAAAAGTACGCAAAAGCGCGAAAAAGAATTAACTTCCAAAAGTACCATGATTCGCAAAAAGTTTTATGTGATTTTTTGTAAGTCGCTGCTTGTATGTGTATTTGCCGTCATGGTAATCGGCGCCTGCTCCGGTGTTGGAGTCATTCGCGGAATCATCGCCTCAGCTCCAACGATCGATGATATTGTTGCCACTCCTACCGGTTTCTTATCCACGGTTTTAGATGCAAATGGCAACCAGACTGCCACATTGGTTGCATCGGGTTCTAACCGGCGCGCCGTTACGATCGATGAGATACCAAAGAATCTGCAGCATGCATTCGTTGCCATCGAAGACGAACGTTTTTACGAGCACAACGGTATCGATGTAACAGGTATCATTCGTGCCGGCGTAAAAGGTGTCGCATCCGGTTTTCATTTCTCGGAGGGTGCCAGTACCATCACGCAGCAGCTTTTGAAAAATACCGTCTTTACCAGTTGGACAAGCGAATCTTCCATGGCTGACAAGTTTGAACGAAAGTTCCAGGAGCAGTATCTCGCCCTGCAGTTAGAAAAAGTGGTGGACAAGGACTGGATTCTGGAAAATTATCTGAATGCGATCAACCTCGGACAAAATACTTTAGGTGTCGGTGTCGCCTCGGAACGTTATTTTGGCAAAGACGTTTCTGATCTTACTTTATCAGAATGTGCAGTCTTAGCCGCCATTACCCAGAATCCTTCCAAATATAACCCGATTACCAATCCGCAGGAAAATTCCAAGCGCCGCATGAAAGTGCTTAACAACATGAAAGACCAGGGTTATATCTCGCAGGAAGAATACGATGAAGCTGTTGCAGACAATGTTTACGACCGCATCCAGCTCGTCAACATTGAATCTGAAACCAACAGCATTAATTCTTATTTTGTTGATGAACTGACAGATCAGGTCATCCAGGATCTGGTGGAGCAGAAAGGCTACACTGAGACGCAGGCTTACAAAGCACTTTATCAGGGTGGACTTACGATCTACTCTACACAGGATCCGGAAATTCAGGCGATCTGTGATGATGAAGTGAATAATCTGGACAATTATCCGACTGCGCCGAAAGTATCGTTTTCCTATCGTTTATCTGTCCGCTCTGCCGACAGTTCCATATCGAATTACAGTGAACAGACGATGCTTTCCTATTATCAGTCTTCCAACAAGAGTTTTTCGATCAACTTTAACTCCGAAGAAGAGGCAGCTGCTGCAATTGAACAGTACAAAACTGACATCATGAAAGACGGTGATACGATCGTAAATGGAAGTGAAACCGTTACCTACACGCTTCAGCCGCAGGCAGCTCTTACGATCATTGATCAGAGTACCGGAAATGTCAAAGCATTAGTCGGCGGACGTGGAGACAAAACCGCCAACAAGACTTTAAACCGTGCAGCAGATACCACAAGACAGCCGGGATCTACTTTTAAGATCATTGCCGCATATGCGCCAGCACTCGATGCCGGTGGTCTTACCCTTGCCTCCGTTCAGGATGATGCACCATACAATTACGGCAGTGGTCAGGGTGGTGCCGTTAACAACTATGACAACCGTTATCGCGGTTTCACAACACTGCGTGAGGCAATCACTAACTCCATCAATATCGTTACCGTAAAAACGTTAGCACAGATTGGTCCATCCCTCGGATATGATTATATCTGCGATTTCGGCATCACAACCGTCGGTCTGGATGAGAGTTCCAATGAGACTTTAGCACTTGGCGGTCTGACACATGGTGTTACCAACTTAGAGCTTACGGCTGCTTATGCAACGATCGCCAACAGTGGGACTTACATCAAGCCAAAATTCTACACTAAAATTTTAGATCATGATGGAAATGTACTGATCGACAATACTGAACCTGTCTCACACACCGTCTTAAAAGACACTACCGCATGGCTTTTAACCGATGCCATGAAAGACGTTATGACTCAGGGAACCGGTACCCCGGCTTACTTTGGAAGCTCTATGGCCCAGGCCGGAAAATCCGGTACAACAACCAAAAACCGTGATGCATTGTTTGCCGGCTTCACACCATATTATACCTGTGTTGTATGGGGTGGATTTGATGATAACTCGCCACAATCCGGCGGTCAGACCACTTATCCAAAGAAAATCTGGAAAGCGGTTATGAGCCGCATCCACGAAAATCTGGAATATCAGGATTTCACAAAGCCATCCGGGATCGTTACAGCCCAGGTCTGCAAGGAATCCGGAAAACTTGCAATCGCCGGTGTCTGTGATGCGGATCCACGCGGCAGCCAGGTCTATACCGAATATTTTGCTGAAGGTACACAGCCTACCGAATATTGTGACCATCATATCGTTGCAAATATCTGCAATGCTTCCGGTCAGCTTGCCGGTGGTTACTGCCCGGCAGATTCCATTTCCTCCAGAGTATTCGTCATTGGCGGAACGGTTGGAACAGAGGATACTCCATATCTTCTGACGGATGATTTTAAGAATAATACCTGTACAATGCACAACGAAGGAAATTCCACCTACCAGGGAACTTCTGCTTTCTCCGCAGTTCCAGGTGTAAATAATGATACTTCCGGCGGCACACAGGCTCCTGCCGACAATACACAGCAGACACAGCCGCCTGCTAATAATTCCGGCGGGGATAATTCTGATAGCACTCCTGCCGATACCGGCGGTACAGATAATTCCGGCGGAGGCAGTTCTGATAATACTCCTGCCAATACCGGTGGTACGGATAATTCCAGCGGAGACAACAACTCCGACGGAAATGGCGGATGA
- a CDS encoding C40 family peptidase, whose product MKKRMVRITGCLLAGALSIGSFGLNTYAAPVAGVSSVTAVEIAEGQTPAAGVSQALAQCLADSNDAAAQKAAEQAEQVSENDTPVVASEYTDIAIAQVDNYVNVRSEPNTDSEVLGKLYNNSAGTILETTDNGWYRIKSGNVDGYVKCEYVVPNDEELAKRVSTKYAKVNTTTLHVRTEPSTDASILTQVPVGDDLVVIDDESVEDWAKVTTEEGDGWVHKDYVDFNIEFVQAESKEEEKARLAKEEAEREAADAAANAARKKADRKSSSSKSSGSSKSYASAGSSNGQAVASYASQFIGNPYVYGGTSLTNGADCSGFVMSVYAAFGVGLPHSSSALRGVGYEVSLSNAQPGDIVCYSGHVAIYVGGGTIVHASTPSSGIKFSNVNYRSPICVRRIF is encoded by the coding sequence ATGAAGAAGAGAATGGTAAGAATTACAGGCTGTCTTTTAGCAGGAGCGTTATCCATTGGCAGTTTTGGATTAAATACATATGCAGCTCCGGTCGCAGGCGTTTCAAGTGTGACTGCAGTTGAGATCGCAGAGGGACAGACTCCGGCAGCAGGTGTTTCACAGGCACTGGCACAGTGTCTTGCGGACAGCAATGATGCAGCAGCCCAGAAGGCAGCAGAGCAGGCAGAGCAGGTCAGTGAGAATGATACACCGGTTGTTGCTTCGGAATATACAGATATTGCAATCGCGCAGGTAGATAATTATGTAAATGTTCGTTCAGAACCAAATACGGACAGCGAGGTACTTGGAAAGCTGTATAACAATTCCGCAGGAACAATCCTTGAAACAACTGACAATGGTTGGTATCGTATCAAGTCCGGTAATGTTGACGGATATGTAAAATGTGAATATGTAGTACCAAATGATGAAGAACTGGCAAAAAGAGTCAGCACAAAATATGCTAAAGTTAATACCACAACACTTCATGTAAGAACAGAGCCGTCTACAGATGCAAGCATTCTGACACAGGTACCGGTTGGTGATGATCTGGTTGTTATTGATGATGAATCTGTAGAAGACTGGGCTAAAGTAACAACAGAAGAGGGTGACGGCTGGGTACATAAAGATTATGTAGATTTCAACATTGAGTTTGTACAGGCAGAGTCGAAGGAAGAAGAAAAAGCAAGACTTGCAAAAGAAGAGGCAGAGCGTGAGGCAGCTGATGCAGCAGCAAATGCAGCAAGAAAGAAAGCTGACAGGAAGTCATCTTCTTCAAAGAGCTCCGGAAGTTCAAAGAGTTATGCGTCAGCAGGAAGCTCAAATGGACAGGCAGTTGCAAGTTATGCATCACAGTTTATCGGTAATCCTTATGTATACGGTGGAACCAGTCTGACAAACGGGGCAGACTGCTCCGGTTTCGTTATGAGTGTATATGCAGCATTTGGCGTAGGACTTCCACATTCTTCCAGCGCATTAAGAGGTGTTGGATACGAGGTAAGTCTTTCTAATGCACAGCCGGGAGATATTGTATGCTACAGTGGTCACGTTGCTATTTATGTCGGTGGCGGCACGATCGTTCATGCAAGTACACCGTCTAGCGGTATCAAGTTCTCTAATGTAAATTACAGAAGTCCGATCTGTGTAAGAAGAATTTTCTAA
- a CDS encoding YcjF family protein, which produces MSKSKVNMPKELKRKCSIIIHSATGASTVAGLIPIPMSDAIPITAAQIGMIIKIGDLFDISLSEAAAKSIAGVALTQQAGRSVASGFLKMIPGVGTLIGGMISGATAAVLTEFLGWVVADDFFRMSQGEDPENIVEVASELKGSFQDVRLKKE; this is translated from the coding sequence ATGAGCAAATCAAAAGTGAACATGCCAAAAGAATTGAAAAGGAAATGCAGTATAATCATTCATTCAGCGACTGGTGCATCGACAGTGGCAGGACTTATACCGATACCAATGTCTGATGCAATACCTATCACAGCAGCACAGATAGGTATGATTATAAAAATAGGTGACTTATTCGATATCTCTTTGTCAGAAGCAGCGGCAAAATCAATTGCTGGAGTTGCATTAACACAACAAGCGGGACGTTCCGTTGCTTCAGGATTTTTAAAAATGATTCCGGGAGTTGGCACGTTAATAGGTGGAATGATAAGTGGAGCTACGGCTGCGGTATTAACGGAATTTTTAGGATGGGTAGTAGCTGATGACTTTTTCAGAATGTCACAAGGTGAAGATCCGGAAAATATTGTAGAAGTTGCCAGTGAATTAAAAGGTTCATTTCAAGATGTAAGATTAAAAAAAGAATGA
- a CDS encoding YjfB family protein encodes MDISGMTPALSALQSYDAGSSVSQTSLSYAVSTELLSQQLDMTQEMGTAMVQMMERSVTPGLGGNIDVYI; translated from the coding sequence ATGGATATTTCAGGTATGACACCGGCACTTAGTGCATTACAGTCCTACGACGCAGGTTCTTCCGTCAGCCAGACCAGTCTTTCCTATGCCGTTTCAACCGAATTATTAAGTCAGCAGCTTGATATGACACAGGAGATGGGCACCGCTATGGTTCAGATGATGGAACGTTCCGTAACACCGGGACTTGGCGGAAATATTGACGTCTACATTTAA
- a CDS encoding CvfB family protein: MRLGEYQKLVVIKKVEFGVYLAERMENETRVLLPEKQVPEGTKIGDELRVFLYKDSNDRLIATTNTPKLTLGGLAVLTVKEVGKIGAFLDWGLEKDLFLPYKEMTVKVQPEDEVLVTLYIDKSRRLCASMKHLYDLLSLESPYHTGDIVNGRVYEFSDNFGTFVAVDDQYSAMLPAFEDHSMLRIGDVIEATVTNVKPDGKLDITMRQKAYLQMDADAEKVMQVIEEFAGVLPFTDKSSPEVIKRETGLSKNAFKRAVGRLYKERRIEINEKSIRKID, translated from the coding sequence ATGCGATTAGGTGAATATCAGAAACTTGTTGTGATAAAAAAAGTAGAATTTGGCGTTTATCTCGCAGAGCGCATGGAGAATGAAACCCGCGTGTTACTGCCGGAAAAACAGGTGCCGGAAGGAACGAAGATCGGGGATGAACTCCGGGTGTTTCTCTATAAGGATTCTAATGACCGGCTCATTGCGACGACAAACACACCGAAGCTGACATTGGGAGGTCTTGCGGTGCTGACTGTAAAAGAGGTTGGAAAGATCGGTGCATTTCTTGACTGGGGACTGGAAAAAGATCTGTTTCTTCCATATAAAGAGATGACGGTTAAGGTTCAGCCGGAGGATGAAGTCTTAGTGACATTATATATTGACAAGAGCAGACGTCTGTGTGCAAGCATGAAGCATTTGTATGATCTTCTGTCATTAGAATCACCATATCATACAGGTGATATTGTCAATGGCCGTGTCTATGAGTTCAGTGATAATTTTGGAACATTTGTAGCAGTGGACGATCAGTACTCTGCGATGCTGCCGGCTTTCGAAGATCACAGTATGCTGCGTATCGGTGATGTCATTGAGGCGACTGTGACCAATGTAAAACCGGACGGAAAGTTAGATATTACTATGCGCCAGAAAGCTTATCTTCAGATGGACGCAGATGCCGAAAAGGTAATGCAGGTCATTGAGGAATTTGCAGGCGTGCTTCCTTTTACAGACAAATCTTCCCCGGAAGTCATCAAAAGGGAGACCGGACTCAGCAAAAATGCATTTAAGAGAGCGGTTGGAAGACTTTATAAAGAGCGCAGGATTGAGATCAATGAAAAATCGATCCGTAAAATTGATTAA
- a CDS encoding acyl-[acyl-carrier-protein] thioesterase: protein MYSFSNRVRYSEVNSEKELTLPSLLDYLQDCCTFESEDFGVGVDYLAKEQVAWILSSWEIKVYRYPQMGQHIKVSTWPYAFRGFYGYRNFRIEGEDGEIFAEANSVWVFMDTEEMRPARVSERMQEVYIPEIRDEIPGEWADRKISLPDEAVQKSVEKEPVRVSRFYIDTNHHMNNGKYILVAEEYLPEQVFVCGLRAEYRKAAMLGDMLYPVVTMEEKQITVTLADEKGASYAIICFQIQKKERQS from the coding sequence ATGTATAGTTTTAGCAACCGTGTGCGTTACAGTGAAGTAAATAGTGAAAAGGAACTGACGTTACCGTCATTATTGGATTATCTGCAGGATTGTTGTACGTTTGAGTCAGAGGATTTTGGAGTAGGTGTGGATTATCTTGCAAAAGAACAGGTGGCATGGATCTTATCTTCCTGGGAAATCAAAGTTTACCGATATCCGCAGATGGGACAGCATATTAAGGTCAGTACATGGCCGTATGCATTCCGTGGATTTTATGGGTACCGGAACTTCCGCATTGAGGGAGAAGATGGAGAAATATTTGCAGAGGCAAACTCGGTGTGGGTATTTATGGACACTGAGGAAATGCGCCCGGCACGGGTATCGGAACGGATGCAAGAAGTTTATATACCGGAGATCAGGGATGAAATACCGGGAGAATGGGCAGATCGTAAGATCAGTTTACCGGATGAGGCAGTGCAAAAAAGTGTCGAAAAGGAACCGGTACGTGTTTCCCGTTTTTACATTGATACAAACCATCATATGAATAATGGAAAATACATTCTGGTGGCGGAGGAATATCTGCCGGAACAGGTTTTTGTCTGTGGACTTCGTGCGGAGTATCGTAAAGCTGCAATGTTAGGAGATATGCTGTATCCGGTTGTCACGATGGAAGAAAAACAGATTACAGTTACTTTGGCAGATGAAAAAGGGGCGTCATATGCCATCATCTGCTTTCAGATTCAGAAAAAAGAAAGGCAATCATAA
- a CDS encoding WecB/TagA/CpsF family glycosyltransferase, producing MIKKIDILGIQLDNYTVREAIMRVEAWYDNNMLNVIEMVSMQMLTESESDPVLKEVISSLDLAVIGEKGILQAAGVDTMQRIRETEENDFSDEFLKRVERNRKSVFIIGETQGAVDEFTQELREEYPKLVLAGAAATENCVGDLEGVINEMNAATPDVIISIIPSPGQEHFLVEHRDKINANLWYGIGGFEVHRKRSRIKGFFWNLIHRVRLKNSIEKYES from the coding sequence ATGATTAAGAAAATAGATATTCTTGGAATACAACTGGACAATTACACAGTGCGGGAAGCAATCATGCGCGTGGAAGCCTGGTATGATAATAACATGTTAAATGTGATTGAGATGGTTTCCATGCAGATGCTGACTGAGTCAGAATCAGATCCTGTGTTAAAAGAGGTTATTTCTTCTCTTGATCTGGCAGTGATCGGAGAAAAAGGCATTCTGCAGGCGGCTGGAGTCGATACGATGCAGCGGATCCGCGAGACAGAAGAAAATGATTTTTCAGATGAATTTTTGAAACGTGTGGAGCGCAACCGCAAATCTGTTTTTATTATTGGAGAGACACAGGGAGCTGTTGATGAATTTACACAGGAACTCAGAGAGGAATACCCGAAACTGGTGTTAGCAGGGGCGGCGGCAACGGAAAACTGTGTCGGAGATCTCGAGGGTGTGATCAATGAAATGAATGCGGCGACGCCGGATGTGATCATTTCAATCATTCCATCTCCGGGACAGGAACATTTTCTTGTGGAACACCGCGACAAGATCAATGCCAATTTATGGTATGGAATCGGCGGATTTGAGGTTCACCGGAAAAGATCGAGAATCAAAGGTTTTTTCTGGAATCTGATCCACCGTGTCAGATTAAAAAACAGTATTGAAAAATATGAAAGCTGA
- a CDS encoding RidA family protein has protein sequence MKKVISTDKAPAAIGPYSQAIEVNGMVYTSGIIPVVPETGEIPEGSVAQAKQALTNLSNLLEAAGTSMANVVKTTVFIKEMNDFGAINEVYATFFDGAFPSRSCVEVARLPKDVMLEIEAIAVK, from the coding sequence ATGAAAAAAGTCATCAGCACAGACAAGGCTCCGGCAGCAATCGGACCTTATTCACAGGCAATCGAAGTAAACGGAATGGTTTATACATCAGGTATTATTCCGGTCGTACCGGAAACCGGTGAGATCCCGGAAGGTTCTGTGGCACAGGCAAAACAGGCACTGACTAACCTTTCAAACCTGTTAGAAGCAGCTGGAACCAGTATGGCAAACGTTGTTAAAACAACTGTATTTATCAAAGAGATGAACGACTTCGGGGCAATCAATGAAGTATATGCAACATTTTTTGACGGAGCATTTCCATCCAGAAGCTGTGTGGAAGTTGCACGCCTGCCAAAAGATGTCATGCTTGAGATCGAAGCTATTGCTGTAAAATAA
- a CDS encoding carbon starvation CstA family protein — protein MNGLVIVLIGIVALSAGYLLYGRWLAKKWGIDPKAKTPAYTHEDGQDYVPSSKFTVFSHQFSSIAGAGPVTGPILASVFGWVPVLLWLIIGGLFFGAVQDFGALYASVKNEGKSMGMIIEKYIGKTGRKLFMLFCWLFTLLVIAAFTDMVAGTFNGVGLDSAETAYANSAAASISMLFIVVAVIFGVIQKHVGKMNEWVKAVVAIALLVAMFAVGMKLPIYTSKTAWIYIIMAYLFLASVLPMWLLMQPRDYMTTFMLLGMIIGAVVGVVVAHPQMQLNAFNGFNVNGSGLFPTLFVTIACGAVSGFHSLVSSGTSSKTVSNEKDMPMIGYGAMVVESLLGIVALVVVGAVAVGGTKPEGTPFAIFSSGVAGFLEKLGVPVQVATVFMTMCVSALALTSLDSVARIGRMSFQELFYGESTDPKQMTPAQRVLTNKYFATVITLFFGYLLTLGGYSNVWPLFGSANQLLAAMVLIALAVFLKTTGRTGWTLYIPMFVMLAVTFTALVQKTIALVANIAAHNATFLVDGLQLIVALLLMILGVLVAYSCLKKLFTTTKNSEQK, from the coding sequence ATGAATGGATTAGTAATTGTTTTAATCGGTATTGTAGCGCTTTCGGCAGGATATCTGCTGTATGGAAGATGGCTTGCAAAAAAATGGGGGATCGACCCAAAGGCAAAGACACCTGCCTACACACATGAGGATGGGCAGGATTATGTACCGTCATCAAAATTTACCGTATTTTCACATCAGTTTTCATCCATCGCAGGAGCAGGACCTGTCACCGGACCGATCTTGGCATCCGTGTTTGGCTGGGTACCGGTTCTGTTGTGGCTGATCATCGGTGGATTATTCTTTGGTGCTGTGCAGGATTTTGGCGCACTGTATGCATCTGTCAAGAATGAAGGAAAATCGATGGGAATGATCATCGAAAAATACATCGGTAAGACAGGGCGTAAATTGTTTATGCTGTTCTGCTGGCTGTTTACACTGCTTGTTATCGCAGCATTCACGGATATGGTAGCCGGAACATTTAACGGTGTCGGACTTGACAGCGCAGAAACCGCTTATGCAAACTCAGCAGCAGCTTCCATTTCCATGCTGTTTATCGTGGTAGCTGTTATCTTCGGTGTGATTCAGAAACATGTTGGAAAAATGAACGAGTGGGTCAAAGCGGTCGTTGCAATCGCTCTTTTGGTTGCAATGTTTGCAGTTGGTATGAAACTTCCAATCTATACTTCAAAGACAGCATGGATCTACATCATCATGGCATACTTATTCCTTGCATCCGTACTTCCGATGTGGCTTTTAATGCAGCCTAGAGATTACATGACAACATTTATGCTGCTCGGTATGATCATCGGTGCAGTTGTTGGTGTTGTTGTTGCACATCCGCAGATGCAGTTAAATGCATTTAATGGTTTCAATGTAAATGGAAGTGGATTATTCCCGACATTATTTGTAACGATCGCATGTGGTGCAGTTTCCGGTTTCCACAGTCTTGTATCTTCCGGAACTTCCTCAAAGACGGTCAGCAATGAAAAAGATATGCCGATGATCGGTTATGGTGCAATGGTAGTGGAGTCATTACTTGGTATCGTGGCACTTGTCGTTGTTGGAGCAGTCGCAGTTGGTGGAACAAAACCGGAAGGAACACCGTTTGCAATCTTCTCTTCCGGTGTTGCAGGGTTCTTAGAGAAACTTGGTGTACCGGTTCAGGTTGCAACCGTATTTATGACCATGTGTGTATCGGCACTTGCACTTACCTCACTTGACTCCGTGGCAAGAATCGGACGTATGTCTTTCCAGGAACTGTTTTACGGTGAAAGCACAGATCCGAAACAGATGACACCGGCACAGCGTGTACTGACAAATAAATATTTTGCAACTGTGATCACATTATTCTTTGGATATCTTTTGACACTTGGCGGATACAGCAATGTATGGCCGCTGTTTGGATCTGCAAACCAGCTGCTTGCTGCTATGGTACTGATCGCACTGGCTGTATTCTTAAAGACGACGGGAAGAACCGGATGGACACTTTACATACCGATGTTTGTGATGTTAGCAGTTACATTTACCGCACTGGTACAGAAAACAATTGCTCTGGTAGCAAATATTGCGGCACACAACGCAACATTCTTAGTAGATGGATTACAGCTGATCGTTGCACTTCTTCTTATGATATTAGGTGTTCTGGTTGCGTACAGCTGCTTAAAGAAATTGTTTACAACAACGAAAAATTCGGAACAGAAATAA